The proteins below are encoded in one region of Rhodopirellula islandica:
- a CDS encoding thioredoxin domain-containing protein — protein MLHRKTRSGSVQSVDLQAVHPTTRKIPPFLIRVAVLWGCLLAGLFFALIAYGNTAGPSEPPPATGPVEHPTSVSRSTNSSDWELVMAVHPKCPCTVASVNELQRLLRQVDNQLTCRFLVYHPADTNSDWMDGKITSRLSRIPHASIQADEAGKAAMELGMKTSGAVVVFDPHGKPRFHGGITASRNHEGDNLGVRSISMLLRGQTPPLTSTPVFGCRL, from the coding sequence ATGTTACATCGAAAAACCCGCTCTGGTTCCGTCCAGAGCGTGGACCTGCAAGCGGTCCATCCAACGACCAGAAAGATCCCGCCGTTCCTGATTCGAGTCGCAGTTCTTTGGGGCTGCCTTCTGGCGGGTCTCTTCTTCGCGTTGATTGCTTACGGCAACACGGCGGGTCCCTCCGAACCGCCGCCTGCCACCGGACCCGTCGAACATCCGACCAGCGTCTCGCGATCAACCAACTCTTCCGACTGGGAATTGGTGATGGCCGTTCATCCGAAATGCCCCTGCACGGTGGCATCGGTCAATGAACTGCAACGCCTGCTCCGTCAGGTTGACAACCAACTGACCTGCCGATTCCTGGTCTACCATCCCGCCGACACCAACAGCGATTGGATGGACGGAAAAATCACCTCCCGTCTCTCGCGCATCCCTCACGCTTCCATTCAAGCGGATGAGGCAGGGAAGGCGGCGATGGAGTTGGGCATGAAGACGTCGGGCGCGGTGGTCGTTTTCGACCCTCATGGCAAACCCCGTTTTCATGGCGGGATCACCGCTTCTCGGAATCACGAAGGTGACAACCTTGGCGTGCGCTCCATTTCCATGTTGCTTCGAGGCCAAACACCGCCTCTCACTTCGACACCGGTTTTCGGTTGTCGGCTGTAG
- a CDS encoding threonine/serine exporter family protein: MELARSLHACGSPAYELDLEMEQVAASLGHEASFFSTPTALFVTFGGSETRLLRVYPSDTNLGRYAALFELQRAIQEDQLEVTEAWDQLALINEMQDGYGPAVQIASQGGVAACISVLVGGDETVVLAAGVIGLIVGCVVVWMNHVRHQAHLINVVAGFVASSIACGIQAFTGAGNFEITSLAALILLVPGLHLTISINELATQNLASGSARFAGAMTTLLTIVFGVSMGYGLVKAFRPVPSSLPLHSPDLLASALVLVPIGLCVAVTFRARYRDIPWLLASTLVGYGALRLAGTTFGPFASVGIASFVASVTSHFASNRLGIPTAVMLLPALLLLVPGSLGFSGFSQIMVQEDLPSGIRLTATMMLTAVSIVAGLLLTDVVVSRSEKPSPESAEQSSEN; this comes from the coding sequence ATGGAACTTGCGAGGAGCTTGCACGCCTGCGGTTCACCGGCGTACGAGTTGGACTTGGAAATGGAGCAGGTGGCAGCCTCGTTGGGGCATGAGGCGAGCTTCTTTTCGACGCCAACGGCCCTGTTTGTGACCTTCGGTGGCAGCGAGACTCGGTTGTTGCGTGTCTATCCAAGCGACACCAATCTGGGGCGGTACGCCGCACTGTTTGAGTTGCAACGTGCGATTCAGGAAGACCAGTTGGAGGTCACGGAAGCTTGGGATCAATTGGCCCTCATCAACGAAATGCAGGATGGGTACGGACCAGCGGTTCAGATTGCCTCGCAAGGCGGAGTCGCTGCGTGTATCAGCGTTCTGGTGGGAGGCGACGAGACAGTCGTGCTTGCTGCGGGCGTCATTGGGTTGATCGTCGGGTGCGTGGTGGTGTGGATGAATCACGTGCGACATCAGGCGCACTTGATCAACGTGGTCGCGGGGTTTGTGGCCAGTTCGATTGCCTGTGGCATTCAGGCCTTCACCGGCGCGGGCAACTTTGAGATCACGTCTTTGGCCGCTTTGATTCTGCTCGTTCCTGGATTGCATCTGACGATCAGCATCAATGAATTGGCAACGCAGAACTTGGCTTCGGGGTCGGCTCGGTTTGCCGGTGCGATGACCACGCTGCTGACGATCGTGTTTGGCGTCTCGATGGGCTACGGTCTGGTCAAAGCATTTCGGCCGGTGCCTTCTTCGTTGCCTTTGCATTCACCCGATTTGTTGGCGTCGGCGCTGGTTCTGGTGCCGATCGGGTTGTGCGTTGCTGTGACGTTTCGGGCGCGTTATCGCGACATCCCTTGGTTGCTCGCATCGACCTTGGTGGGTTATGGCGCATTGCGTTTGGCGGGAACCACCTTTGGGCCCTTTGCTTCGGTTGGGATTGCCTCCTTTGTGGCCAGTGTGACCAGCCACTTTGCATCCAATCGATTGGGGATCCCCACGGCGGTGATGTTGCTACCAGCGCTGCTGCTTTTGGTTCCCGGTAGTCTGGGATTCTCGGGTTTCTCGCAGATCATGGTCCAAGAGGACCTGCCCAGTGGCATTCGACTGACCGCGACGATGATGTTGACCGCCGTCTCGATCGTGGCCGGGTTGCTGCTCACCGACGTTGTGGTTTCGCGTTCGGAAAAGCCATCGCCCGAGTCGGCAGAGCAGAGTTCGGAGAACTGA
- the mntR gene encoding manganese-binding transcriptional regulator MntR, translating to MPSQSHHRTRSDHASEVAEDYVEAIAEAISENGICRAVDLVRHFDVTHATVNNTISRLQRDGLVMTEPYQPITLTPQGKRMATKARNRHEVVRSFLLRLGVSEATATVDSEGMEHHVSDETLRAMKRILKEGLPEAN from the coding sequence TTGCCTTCTCAATCGCATCACCGCACTCGATCCGATCACGCCAGCGAAGTGGCGGAGGACTATGTCGAAGCCATCGCGGAAGCCATTTCGGAAAACGGAATCTGCCGCGCCGTCGATTTGGTGCGTCACTTCGACGTCACGCACGCGACGGTGAACAACACGATCAGTCGTCTGCAACGCGATGGGTTGGTCATGACCGAACCCTATCAACCCATCACGCTGACCCCGCAGGGCAAGCGGATGGCAACCAAGGCTCGCAACCGGCATGAAGTCGTTCGATCGTTTCTACTGCGACTCGGCGTCAGTGAAGCGACCGCGACGGTGGACAGCGAAGGAATGGAGCACCACGTCAGCGACGAAACGCTCCGGGCAATGAAACGAATCCTGAAAGAAGGGCTTCCGGAGGCGAACTAA
- a CDS encoding DUF1559 domain-containing protein — protein sequence MFRAPRWRSGFTLVELLVVIAIIGVLVGLLLPAVQAAREAARQMSCSNNLRQVGLAAQNYHSAYQRFPAGYVSFSTSSGVAPTSVAMDPVTWDAGPGWGWGTGLLPFLEATALSDQLRMDEPIWSLANEAAIGSRVPTFLCPSAAGGDAAFDVQDGAGNPLQIGGRGIQLGRSHYVASHGQESCWGECGSAATGIVFTNIYTSETKTIVIDGDAGRVADGPFYRNSRTRFRDVLDGTSNTIFFGEHTSSLSDKTWVGVVPGAFTHPRYESPENGPDAAATLTLVHAGPSGGELDITGYPIIHPVNFPTYHVGQMVSDHPGGGMVAFGDGSVRFISDFVDLFLWAEMSSMNESEVIDWEKL from the coding sequence ATGTTTCGGGCGCCGCGATGGAGGTCGGGGTTCACGCTGGTGGAACTGTTGGTCGTGATCGCCATCATTGGTGTTTTGGTGGGGCTGTTGCTGCCGGCAGTTCAAGCCGCTCGGGAAGCAGCGCGGCAGATGTCGTGCAGCAACAACCTTCGTCAGGTTGGCTTGGCGGCCCAGAACTACCATTCCGCGTATCAGCGATTCCCGGCCGGTTACGTTTCGTTTTCAACCAGTTCTGGTGTGGCTCCCACGTCGGTCGCGATGGATCCGGTGACTTGGGACGCGGGGCCCGGTTGGGGATGGGGAACGGGGTTGCTGCCATTCTTAGAAGCCACGGCTTTGTCAGATCAGTTGCGAATGGACGAACCGATCTGGTCGTTGGCAAATGAGGCCGCCATCGGATCGCGGGTTCCCACCTTTTTGTGTCCCAGTGCCGCAGGGGGTGACGCGGCGTTTGATGTGCAGGACGGCGCTGGCAATCCGTTGCAAATTGGCGGTCGGGGCATCCAGCTCGGCCGCAGTCACTACGTTGCCAGTCACGGGCAAGAGAGTTGCTGGGGCGAGTGTGGGTCTGCCGCGACGGGAATTGTCTTCACCAACATTTACACTTCGGAAACGAAGACGATCGTGATTGATGGAGACGCAGGGCGTGTCGCCGATGGTCCGTTCTATCGCAACTCGAGAACTCGATTCCGAGACGTCTTGGATGGGACCAGCAACACGATCTTCTTTGGCGAGCACACTTCCTCGCTGAGCGACAAGACTTGGGTGGGCGTTGTGCCGGGGGCGTTCACGCATCCTCGTTATGAATCACCCGAAAACGGTCCCGATGCCGCGGCGACACTCACGTTGGTCCATGCCGGGCCTTCCGGCGGCGAACTGGACATCACGGGGTATCCGATCATTCACCCCGTGAATTTCCCGACGTACCACGTGGGGCAAATGGTGTCGGATCACCCGGGCGGAGGCATGGTCGCTTTCGGGGACGGATCGGTTCGCTTCATCAGTGATTTTGTGGATCTGTTTCTCTGGGCTGAAATGTCCAGCATGAACGAGAGCGAAGTCATCGATTGGGAGAAACTCTAA
- a CDS encoding DUF4142 domain-containing protein produces the protein MMKLRFTVAAAALTVLTGLPVANAQQGANGGSILDGQLQTPQNQADSGRYEARRTTTDSRQQQPTVTQAIVQKLQKANENEIELAKMAMQKTDHDELKQLTQTIVRDHEALNQKLQQFSSQHQGNSQGQRVPAQLCQIADQACDNAMKMTKDMLTNYEGQDFQMAFLGQQCVAHTMMLAELKAIESTGPQELQPIAQEAISKIEKHLEKAKQLAKKLEDDEKQRS, from the coding sequence ATGATGAAATTGCGATTCACTGTTGCTGCCGCTGCACTCACCGTGTTGACCGGACTGCCCGTTGCCAACGCCCAGCAAGGAGCCAATGGGGGTTCGATTCTGGATGGTCAACTTCAAACCCCGCAGAACCAAGCCGACTCGGGCCGCTATGAAGCACGGCGAACGACCACCGACAGTCGCCAACAGCAGCCCACCGTCACGCAAGCGATTGTGCAGAAGCTGCAAAAAGCCAATGAGAATGAGATCGAGTTGGCGAAGATGGCGATGCAGAAAACGGATCACGACGAACTGAAACAGTTGACTCAAACAATCGTCCGCGATCACGAAGCACTCAATCAAAAGCTGCAGCAATTCAGCAGCCAGCATCAAGGCAATTCACAGGGCCAGCGGGTGCCCGCCCAGCTTTGCCAAATCGCGGACCAAGCCTGTGACAACGCGATGAAGATGACCAAGGACATGCTGACCAACTACGAAGGTCAGGACTTTCAGATGGCGTTCCTCGGGCAGCAATGCGTGGCTCACACAATGATGTTGGCGGAACTGAAGGCGATTGAAAGCACCGGTCCGCAGGAATTGCAACCAATCGCTCAAGAGGCCATTTCGAAGATCGAAAAGCATCTTGAGAAAGCCAAGCAATTGGCAAAGAAACTGGAGGACGACGAAAAACAACGGTCATAG
- a CDS encoding tRNA-binding protein produces MSLITWQEFENVDVRVGTITLVEDFPEARKPAYKITVDFGEDLGLKRTSAQITVHYTKEELIGRQILGVVNFPPKQIGPIMSEFLLTGLYRDDGSVILAVPDKPMPNGVKLG; encoded by the coding sequence ATGTCTCTCATCACTTGGCAAGAATTCGAAAACGTTGACGTCCGAGTTGGCACGATCACGCTGGTCGAGGACTTTCCAGAGGCTCGCAAGCCCGCATACAAGATCACGGTCGACTTCGGCGAGGACTTGGGGCTAAAGCGAACCAGTGCCCAGATCACGGTGCACTACACCAAAGAAGAACTGATCGGTCGCCAGATCCTCGGCGTGGTCAATTTCCCGCCCAAGCAGATCGGGCCGATCATGTCTGAGTTTCTGCTCACGGGTCTGTACCGCGATGATGGATCCGTGATTCTCGCGGTCCCAGACAAACCAATGCCAAACGGCGTCAAACTCGGCTGA
- a CDS encoding dipeptide epimerase — MNRGRRALLKGLGASALATALPTTVGTAQEASTAPSSATDLIRNGKMKLSFRPYELQLKHTFTVAGNSRDTTPVVLTEIQYEGHTAYGEASLPPYLGESQKSVMQFLSKVKLDQFNDPFLLDEILPYVDSIDEDNRAAKACVDIALHDLIGKLVDQPLHKLWGINPANTPVTSFTIGIDTPEVVKMKTEEAARFKVLKVKLGGGNDREMIETVRSVTDVPIYVDVNQGWTDKHQALDMTHWLAEQGVEFVEQPLPKTAVDDLAWLTAKSPLPIIADEAFQRLGDVADFQGVYSGINIKLMKSTGLREAQKMITVARALDMKVMMGCMTETSCAVSAAAQLSPLVDWADLDGNLLISNDLYEGVQVINGKLTLNDLPGIGIRKRTA; from the coding sequence ATGAATCGAGGAAGAAGAGCCCTTCTCAAAGGCTTGGGAGCCAGTGCCCTGGCGACCGCATTGCCAACAACCGTTGGCACAGCACAGGAAGCCTCCACAGCCCCCAGCTCGGCGACCGATTTAATTCGAAACGGGAAAATGAAGCTGAGCTTCCGCCCCTATGAACTGCAGCTCAAACACACCTTCACCGTCGCCGGAAACTCACGCGACACCACCCCCGTCGTCCTGACTGAAATCCAATACGAAGGGCACACCGCTTACGGAGAAGCCTCCCTGCCGCCTTACCTGGGTGAGTCACAGAAATCGGTGATGCAGTTTCTGAGCAAGGTCAAACTGGATCAGTTCAACGACCCATTTCTGCTCGACGAAATCCTCCCCTACGTGGACTCCATCGACGAAGACAACCGCGCCGCGAAAGCCTGCGTCGACATCGCGCTGCACGACCTGATTGGGAAACTGGTCGACCAACCACTTCACAAGCTGTGGGGCATCAATCCCGCGAACACGCCCGTCACCTCGTTCACGATTGGCATCGACACACCCGAGGTGGTGAAGATGAAGACGGAAGAGGCCGCTCGCTTCAAAGTCTTGAAAGTCAAACTGGGCGGAGGCAACGATCGCGAAATGATCGAGACCGTTCGGTCGGTGACCGATGTGCCGATCTATGTCGACGTGAACCAAGGCTGGACCGACAAGCACCAGGCACTGGACATGACGCACTGGTTGGCCGAACAGGGTGTGGAGTTTGTGGAGCAACCGCTTCCGAAAACGGCGGTCGACGACTTGGCTTGGTTGACCGCCAAAAGCCCCCTTCCGATCATCGCCGACGAAGCCTTTCAACGCCTCGGTGATGTGGCCGACTTTCAAGGCGTGTACTCCGGAATCAACATCAAACTGATGAAGAGCACCGGTTTGCGGGAGGCTCAAAAGATGATCACCGTGGCCCGAGCGCTGGACATGAAGGTGATGATGGGATGCATGACCGAAACCTCGTGCGCCGTCTCCGCCGCCGCCCAGCTATCGCCGCTGGTCGACTGGGCCGATCTGGATGGCAACCTTCTGATCAGCAACGATCTCTACGAAGGAGTCCAAGTCATCAATGGCAAGTTGACGTTGAACGACTTGCCTGGAATTGGCATCCGAAAGAGAACGGCATGA